The nucleotide sequence GTTCGTGCACTGGTACTATGTCGGCCTTTCATTCCATTTCACAGTTTTCTATTGCCGAGTCAGTATTTGTAGTTCTAACCAATCGATGCATTTAAGAGTGAGGAATTGATAAATGAAATCTTGTTTTTTAACTACTGACTTTTGTTTCCTCTGTTAGATCATATCTGCTGACCTAGTATTGGAAAACTTATTTAGGCATGGACGCATGTTTCTCCAGATCTCAGTGTTGGACGGCTTATGTCCATACTATCATAACATTCACAAAAGTTTAGTATCATAGTGTTGTGTCATCTTGAACCAAGTTACAAACCAGATAATGTGAGAACAGATTATCTTTGACATATTGTGTAGGATTTCTTGTTGTAAAAGGAAACTTGGAACTAATTTCTTTCATTTGAAAACTAAGTAGAATATTGTGATTTATGTTGACATAGCTATTTCACAGCACTTCCTGCGTTCTCGTGATAGTTCTTAACTAAAGCACCAAAAACAAACTAATGAAAGTGCTGCTGCTACGCTTTTCAGACTACAGGACAGCAGGTTTGATATCATACTTGCACATTCTTGCATGCATATGTAATTTCCAtgatatcatactccctccatccatatatatagggcctaatgtgtttttcgagattgcctttgactattgataagattgaCACTATacgagatgtataatgtgaaaattatatcactggaagctcctttcacgtatgaatttgacggtatgctttgtgtaacttgcatgtcagaTATTATTGCTCTAAAGTTAGCCTCgtaaaacgcattaggccctatatatatggatAGAGGGAGTCTATAATTTCCATGTATCTCTTTGCTTTGGATGTTAAAGAAATGCCTTTGTTAGCATCAAAGATATGCATCATTCTTCCCTCTGTTGACTTTTTTCTGCTTATGTACTTAGGTTTGCCCCCATCTGATGCACCAGAGAGATGGCTACCTTTTGAGACAGCTTGCGAAAATGTGGTCTAACTATTGTATCATGGTTAAATGTGTATCTGGCTTCTTCAACTATTTGGACCGTTGCTTTGTTGAGCAAAGAAAGCTACCTTGTCTTGAAGACACTGCTGCCACTTCTTTTTTCTCTACAGTAAGTGACTAAGTGTTGTGCGAGAAATATTTTTGTTTTTACATCTGTTTGTTTTTATTACATGTTTCTTACACATTTTCTACCTAATATTTATGGACTTTTTTCCTTTTGCTAGGTCTTTTCCTTCTTCAGTCATGAAGTATCAGACGCTCTGCTGACTTCGGTAATTCTTAGATAGCTATTTTTGCCTGGTTGTTGTTAAAAGCATTTTCTTCTGTACATAACAATTGATTGATCCAGATTCGCCAAGAGCGTGATGGAATCAATGCTGATATGGACATCTTGATGGGCATTATGCGTGGCATATGTCGCTCTGAAGTCAAATCCTTCATGAAAAATGCTGTTGTTCAAGATACATATGCTTACTACTCCAGGAAAAGTTCTGAATGGATTGTTCAGTACCCTCTACAAGATTACCTTGCCAAGGTCAGTAATTTAATCTTAACTAATGGGTCAGTAGGTGTTATTTATTTCTTTTTAGTTTCTTAACACTGTTTATATGTGTGATATCTGTAGGTTCAGGATTGTATGGAGAAGGAAACCATGAGATTGATGAGCTATCTGAGTATTGCTGAGGGTGATAGCACAGAGCTCTGTTTGAAGGTTCTCTTTAATTAAGAAAAAATAAATATGTTTTCACTTTGCAGCTTGAACATGTCTGCCTTCTTCCAGTAGTAGTATGTAGGGTTGGTACCTCTTCTGTTGTGTTATTTGATGATTCATATTCGGTTTCCAATATCTGTGTCCTGGACATTTGGTTCCTAGTATTTTGGTCCTGCTTCTAAAATGCCCAAATAAGATGTTAGTATGAAAGTAAAATACGTTATTATGATTGGCTCAATTAGCAAATGTCTTAATTGTCTTCGACCACAGAAATTCAACTGCTTGAATCATGCAAAATGCTATTTCCTGACATATTTCTGATCCTTCTACTGCCTCCACTCCTGTTGCAGGTTGTTAGTGCTCCATTGATGCAAACTTATGACAGCTATGCAAGAGAGAAACAGATTGGTGGCCAACTTTTGCTTCAAACATACAAGGTGAACTCAGTTGCACTCGCATCATCGTTTGATACTACATAATTTGTTTTTCCTTTCTGGATTACGACTAACCATTCCATTACTCATATCAGACTGTAGAGGATGATCTGCTGGCCAGATGCAATCGCTTGACAATTGACAGCGGTGTGGACAACAGTTCTGGCAGTTACATGGAGTAGAAAGGAAATGTTCTTCAGCTAACATTCATCGATAACCAAGCTTACATACAGGAAGGGGTTCTAGAACATGGCCTACATCTGGGGGAATTTTTTGTGCGGTTCGGTTTTTGGTACCAAAGCAGAGCTCGTGTACTCTGGATTTTGTTGGCGAGGTTTGGCTAGATTAAACGCTATACTGAATCTGCAGGGGATACCTCTTTAGGGCCGCCTCCTACCCCATTATGGTTAACAGCATTTGAAATGTACATGATGGCGGGTCAATTTATGCCAATGGCAGTTTATTTTGATTGTCATCTAGCGAACATTAGGCCGGTCAGCACCTAGCACTCTTAGTGGCTGGACATGGAGTATGTCATGACACCAGAATGATTGGTGCATTGCCTGTGCCTTTGGCGTGCTTCTGATGCTGTCTATGGTTTAATCTTATCTATGACTTGATGCTACTTATCTGTGTTTGTGTGCTTGCCTGCATCGCTAAACTGTAGATTAGATGGGTTTCTGTTTGTTCCTGGTTTAGTTTGCCGGTAAGGTTGCAAAGTTGCTATTATGACCTAGAGCCAGTGTGTGGTAATTGTTTGCATTTTTAGATTCTATAAACCCAACTTGCATTATGAATGCTTCATGGATCCTATACCTGCTTGTGGCCTGATTTTGAGTGATTCTCACAGCATAATCGTATGTGAATCTCATTTATTGGGAAGTGCTGAAACTATTTCAGCAACATTCGAAGAGGGTACTTGGCCATAGTATTTATCCTTTGCATTCTCTTACTTTCTAGTGATGGATAAAGGGTTTTCTCTCCAATTGATTGAAAGAATAACCAGTTTGAAGTCCCTTTATCTGTACCTTTGAAGTGAATATCAGCTTCCGATTGATGGAGAGTATAAATCAGCCTGGAAAGACGATAGAACACACACTTTTAATTGGCAAATTGTACATTACTGCCAAGCGTATTCAGGAGCAGCAGATGCACCATGAATCTTAATTACTTGGCATTACTGCACACAAGCATGATATAGGATTGTACTTCTGGCGGTCTAGTTGGTCTTGTGAAATGCAGTGCCTTCTTGCCCTGGAGTTTGTTGGATGTAGTGATGGCTGTACTCACCGTGGTTGTACCTCCGGTACCAGCATGGCTCGCCGTCGGCAACGAGCACTGGCAGTGGGTCGAGCTCGACGTCGTAGGTTCGCCGTTGGCAACGAGCTCGATGTCGTAGGTCGGCGCATAGAAGGACAAGATGGACAGCTGGTCCTTCTCGCTGTCGGTCACTGCCCGGAGCTCGACGCTTTTGTACCTGCCGTTCGTGAGCACCTCAGAGCGAGTCGCCCAGGTTGACTACAAGGGCGTGCAGGACGGGGTGGACGGGCAGGCAGGTGCAGCCATTGACCACCTGCAGTCATGTGCGTCCAGCATCCTGCTGGAGCACGGTGACCGTGCTTCCGTCGGAGCACGCACCGAGCCCCAGCACCAGGTCCGGCCGCGGGCACGGTGCGTACAAGTTCATCGGCACCGCGTCGCCGAACATGACCGTGAGCGTTCTTGGCGCCAGGGCTAACGTCTCGGCGATGTTGTTCCCCAGGAGGCATAGGCAGAGCGCCCTGATCTCGGCAGAGTACCTTTTGAGCGTGCCGGCGTGCAGCGACGGGCGCGGCGACAGGGAGTTCTCGCCTTCTCGGCCATGGCGGCGCTACCGGCTAGAGGGAAATATTTATGTGGCTTGATACAATATATTCAAAGCCATTCAATAGTTTTCAGGATTATTGGATTCATATTTTATACATAGTAAAAATAAATCCAATCCAAATAGTTACTGATTTAGTTCAAAGTCCTAAAAATAAATACTTTTAAgcctctaaaaatattggtttgtgtTTTTTCCCTGGACAGTATTTTCAAGGTTTAACATTAACATTTTCTTGGGATCATTTGAGGAGATTTTTAGTTTTATCATTTaaaaaatgatttctgaggctttggaAATTTCGTCaattcaaattcctttgaattgaaacatgatgcatggatgctcactgatgcaactaattacaaaaaaaatatctagggctgtgacagaaaGCTTGGGCTGCCAGATGAAGGCCAGCGACAGGGCGAGCACCAGCGTTTTCCACCAGTCGGGCTTCTGGTGGTCGTCGAAGGCGAAGGCGTGGCCGTAGCCCTGGATGCCGCCCGGCGCCAGCGGCAGCATGAAGAACTCGCTTGCCAGCCTCTCCATCTCCTCCAGCAGCTCGCCGTCGATGCCATGGTTCACCACCTACAtgcgcgcgcgcacgcacacacagtTGACTTTACAGTTATAGACGATTGATGAAGTGCTTCAGTGGGCGGTTGGTGCATGCTGCGGACCAGGAAGAAGCCCCGCCCCTCTCAGGCTCGCTTGAGCTTGCCCAGATcggctccgccgccgcgccggagctcgccgtcgtcgttccCGTCCGCGCCCGTAACATGGAAGACCCGACACAAGCCACACAACCCACAAAGCTAGAACATGGCACGCGCCCGTAACAAAAACCGAAGATCTCGGGAACTTAAAAGGACCATCATCAGGTGGCAGCAGCAAAAGGCTGTATACCAAGCCTCTAGctccggccaagcaccagaggTGTCCCTCCTCCCAAATCCTACTAAGAATAGCTGGACACTCCGCGCTGCTCCATTAAACACACAATCATTCGGATGCTTCCACAACATCCGGAACACCAAAGTGATCAGCAAGTTAAGCCCCCGTTTGAAGATACCTAGAGGCAAAGAATTGATTCTCAACCACCAATTAGAGAACAAGTTATCTTCAGTGTGTGGTGAGAAGTCTGGTAAACCAGAGTGACGGAAGAGGATGCACCAAACTTGTCTAGAGAAGACACAGTTTCTCAAGCTGTGTTGGATAGTCTTTGGTTCTTGATCACACAGGGGGCATTAACTCGGGTGGGGCAATCCCCTTTGCGCCAATAGTCAAACATCTATTGTGCACTTCTAGCCATAGGAAAAATTGAAACTGTTATGTACAAACAATGCGTATGGTCATTTAATTTGGTGTCGTGTTCTAGAAGCTAGACATAATGATCATGAAATTATGAATAATTAGAAGTAGCTCCACATGGCCCACCGGGACAAACTACGGTCTCCGTCTAGCTGTTAGCTAGAAAGTGATACACTATCGTTGAGATTGACTATATAAAACCTGTAAGAAAGAGATATAAAACGTGAAATTCGGAGATACAATACTTTTCATAATAATGATACTgtgagaaaaagaaagagagcagAAAACGAAACAGTGTGTGAGCGTGAGCTTTGGAAGACAGGAGCTCATGTGTGGAGTGTGGCGTTGCAAAGACCGGGCTCCATGGACCTCGTTttacaaaaaataattaaaatatcttta is from Triticum aestivum cultivar Chinese Spring chromosome 3A, IWGSC CS RefSeq v2.1, whole genome shotgun sequence and encodes:
- the LOC123063283 gene encoding cullin-1 isoform X1; translated protein: MNVHLSFEDGWKVLEQGIVTCSKILEGSTGTRPTVAEYMNCYEYDSIIITCNMYILTITSEALKFVAHDMSIYFSSCAYRMAVQTTSYCEEMYNGYKATLAESVRALVCPHLMHQRDGYLLRQLAKMWSNYCIMVKCVSGFFNYLDRCFVEQRKLPCLEDTAATSFFSTVFSFFSHEVSDALLTSIRQERDGINADMDILMGIMRGICRSEVKSFMKNAVVQDTYAYYSRKSSEWIVQYPLQDYLAKVQDCMEKETMRLMSYLSIAEGDSTELCLKVVSAPLMQTYDSYAREKQIGGQLLLQTYKTVEDDLLARCNRLTIDSGVDNSSGSYME
- the LOC123063283 gene encoding cullin-1 isoform X2; its protein translation is MNVHLSFEDGWKVLEQGIVTCSKILEGSTGTRPTVAEYMNCYDCAYRMAVQTTSYCEEMYNGYKATLAESVRALVCPHLMHQRDGYLLRQLAKMWSNYCIMVKCVSGFFNYLDRCFVEQRKLPCLEDTAATSFFSTVFSFFSHEVSDALLTSIRQERDGINADMDILMGIMRGICRSEVKSFMKNAVVQDTYAYYSRKSSEWIVQYPLQDYLAKVQDCMEKETMRLMSYLSIAEGDSTELCLKVVSAPLMQTYDSYAREKQIGGQLLLQTYKTVEDDLLARCNRLTIDSGVDNSSGSYME